TAACAGTATAACCAGACTGATTACAATCCTGGTACTTGTCGGCCTTCTCTGTGGAATGTGTTACGATATGATCATCCTCGTTCACTGGCTTTGGGGAAAACAAGACGATGTCCTACATCTGGTTTCCTTTCTTACATTTTGGATACCGCTTCTGTCAGTACCCGGATGTTGTCTCATTGCGCATGTCTGTAATGTCATCCAGGACTACTCCATGTCACGATCTCGTAAACAGAAACAGCCTTTAGATGACGACGCCTTTGATCACTGGTACCGTGTGTTCCATGCTAATTTTGTCGCAAGACGTATACAATATATGTCGTCGACATCATCGAAATCGACAAAAAGGGTCATCATGAGTTCAACATTCCTCGCGCTATGTTTCTCATGGGCTATTGCAAATCTGGGGTTTGAATGTTTGAACTATTTCATCAGTAAATATCATAAGTATCACGACTTCCTGAACTACTTTCATTTGGGTATAACTGGATTAAGTTTGCTGATGTTCGGTTGTTTTTGTTACGTGATACACCTATTGCGTGATTCATTGGATTGCGAGTATAACCAGGTACTTGGTTTTGTGTTGAATAACCAGAACCAAGTCGACAAGTGCCGGCATCGTATCGTTGAATTATATCGAGATTACAGAATTCTACGCAAGTTCATTCGATCCTGGATGATTCTCATTCTCGCATGTGCAACGCTTGGATTAACCGTACATGTAAGTTGGAACTATGCCGTGTATACGAGGCTGCGAAATGATCCTGAAAACGAAAGTTTTGAAAGTGAACATTATCACAAGGTGATCACTGCGTGGACAAACATTCTGATTGGCTCAGAGAAATTCATGATATTGTTTCTTCCGCTCTTAGCCCTCGGCGGTTTTAACATTGAGAACTCCTGGAGGCAGTTTTCACATGCTATTGTTCTCTTTCGCGTCGAAAAGTACAATAGTTTTTGGAAGAAGTTATCAAAGATTGTTTACGAAATTCATCCACCGTTCTCGTCTGCTACGGTGACCATCGCATGGTGTGTTTTCGGTTGGTTTTTCGGTCTGCATCTTGGAGAGCAAAACACAAATTACGAATCAGGACCAGTTGGCGTTTGATTTGTTGAACACTAAACTAATTCAACACTATATTGGCGTACATATTACGCAGATTCAATGATGCTAACTAAAAGTAATCACGCATTATTTTATGAAAGTTTTA
Above is a genomic segment from Amphiura filiformis chromosome 10, Afil_fr2py, whole genome shotgun sequence containing:
- the LOC140163049 gene encoding uncharacterized protein, which gives rise to MAGQLPGELDYVTRLGQWPYTVQGVLQFLGIFHGGAIQQKTKCYMCREKRNLDASCDVCESLQWNSEGKIVVYDQADIVSGVINNSITRLITILVLVGLLCGMCYDMIILVHWLWGKQDDVLHLVSFLTFWIPLLSVPGCCLIAHVCNVIQDYSMSRSRKQKQPLDDDAFDHWYRVFHANFVARRIQYMSSTSSKSTKRVIMSSTFLALCFSWAIANLGFECLNYFISKYHKYHDFLNYFHLGITGLSLLMFGCFCYVIHLLRDSLDCEYNQVLGFVLNNQNQVDKCRHRIVELYRDYRILRKFIRSWMILILACATLGLTVHVSWNYAVYTRLRNDPENESFESEHYHKVITAWTNILIGSEKFMILFLPLLALGGFNIENSWRQFSHAIVLFRVEKYNSFWKKLSKIVYEIHPPFSSATVTIAWCVFGWFFGLHLGEQNTNYESGPVGV